The genomic stretch TCCCAGCGGCCCCAGGATATTGAACACCGTGCGGGTCGCCAGGTCGGAACGCACCGACGCCGCAAACCGCAGGGCCGGGTGATAGTTGCGGGCAAACATGAAGCCCACACCCATGCCGTCGATGGCGTCCTGAATGACCTCGGGCGCAGCATCCAGGTTGACGCCCAGCGCTTCGAGCACGTCCGCACTGCCGGCCCGGCTGCTCGCGGCCCGGTTTCCGTGCTTGGCCACGTCCACCCCCGCTCCGGCAATCACGAAGGCCGCCGTGGTGCTCACGTTGAAGGTGTGCGCCCCGTCCCCACCGGTTCCCACGATGTCCAGCAGCACCTCACGCGGGCGCACGTTCAGGCGCAGCGCATTGCGCCGCATGGCCCGCGCGAATCCGGCAATCTCGCCGGGGGTTTCCCCGCGTACCCGCAACGCGGCCAGTGCCGCCGCCATGCGCGTGCTGCTCATCTCTCCCGTCATGACCTCGTTCATGAACGCCTCGGCGTCGGCCTCCGACAGCACCTCTCCGTTCATCAGGCGGGCGTGAATCATGGGTGCATCCGGCAGTGCGAACGGGGCTTGGGGCTCGGGGCTCGGGGACAGGTCATGGTCATGCGGTCTCTCCCCGATAGTCGCGCACCAGCGTCAGGAAATTGCGGAGCATGTCCATACCCGCCGGCGTCTCGATGCTCTCGGGGTGGAACTGAACACCATAAATGGGGTAATCGCGGTGGCGCAGGGCCATGATGACCTCCTCCTCGGGATCGGTCGTCCAGGCGGTCGCCAGCAGTTCCGGCGGCAGGTCACGCACCAGCAGCGAGTGATAGCGCGTCACCCGCACCCCGTCCGGCAGGCCGGCGAACAGGTCCGCGCCCGCGTGCCGCAGCGGCGAGGTTTTGCCGTGCACCGGCTGCCGCGCCCGCACCACCTGCCCCCCGAACGCCTCGGCGATGCTCTGGTGCCCCAGGCACACGCCCAGCACCGGGATCTCCGGCCCCAGCTCGCGCACCACCTCGACACTCCGCCCCGCCTCGGAAGGCGTGCAAGGCCCCGGCGACACCACGATCGCCTCCGGGTTCAGCGCCCGCACGTCCTCCAGCGAGAACGCGTCATTGCGCCACACCGTCACCTCGCACCCCAGTTCACCGAAATACTGCACCAGGTTGTAGGTAAACGAATCGTAGTTGTCGATCAGCAGGAGGCGGGCGGCGGGTGGCTGGTGGCGGGTGGGCAAAGAAGGGAATGTCATTTGACGGTTTTCTCCTGGTGTTGAATGAAGCTGGAGAGTCGGCGCGTGGGTTGCTTCAGAGCAGTCAAGCCCTCGTCTCTTCGGTGTGGTTCAGTAAACCTGGATCGGCAGGAAAATTCCAGGAGGGCAGGCCCCGACCTCCAACTCCCCTACAGTCCCTCGGCGGCCATCGCCACAGCTTTCATCATGGCGGCAGCTTTGCTGCGGGTTTCCTGCTCCTCGGCGGCCGGGTCGCTGTCGGCCACGATGCCGGCGCCGGCCTGAATGTGAACCCGGCCCCCAGTCACGACCATGGTGCGCAGGGTCAGGGCCATGTCCATGCTGCCGTCGAAGGCGATGTAACCGAACGCTCCGCCGTAGGGGCCGCGCCGCACGGGTTCGAGTTCGTCGATGATCTGCATGGCGCGGATTTTGGGGGCGCCGCTGACGGTGCCCATGGGCAGGACGCTGGCCAGCGCATGCAGCGGCGTGAGGCCCTCCCGCAGGGTGCCGCTGACCCCGCTGACGATGTGCATGACATGGCTGTAGCGTTCGATGGAAAAGGCGTCGTGGACGCGGACGCTGCCGTACTCGCTGACTTTGCCCAGGTCGTTGCGGCCCAGGTCGACCAGCATCAGGTGTTCGGCGCGTTCCTTCTCGTCTTGCAGCAGGTCGGTAGCGAGGGCGTCGTCGGCTTCGGGCGTCTGGCCGCGCACACGGGTGCCGGCGATGGGGCGGGTGGTGACGTTCAGGCCGTCGCTTTTCAGCAGGCTTTCGGGGCTGCTGGCAACCAGCGTGACCTCGCCGAGGTGCAGGTAACCGAGGTAGGGGCTGGGGTTCACGCGGCGCAGGGCGCGGTACAGCGCGAAGGGGTGAACGGTCAGGTCGGCGGAGAAGCGCTGGGAGGGCACAAACTGGAACACGTCCCCGGCCCCGATGTACTTCAGGCCCTTCTCGACCACGGCCTTGAAGCCCTCGGGGGTGAAATTGCTGGTGAAGGTCGGCGTGGGCGCGGGCGTCTGACCGGGAACGCCAGGCAGCGGGCCACGCAGCTTCTGAACGAGCTGGGCGACTTCCGCCCCGGCCCGCTCCGGCGTTTCAGCACTGGCGACGGCAATCAGGCGGTGCTTGAGGTGGTCGAAGATCACCATGCCGCGCGGGGCGATAAACAGCGCGTCGGGGACGTTCAGTTCGTCCGGATTGCTCTCCGGCAGATGCTCGTAGGCGCGGATGATGTCGTAGGCCGCGTACCCGACCGCGCCGCCGATAAATCCGGGCAGTCCGGCGGGAACGTCCACGGGGCGGCGCGTGGCGTGAAAAAGCCGCGCCAGCGGGTCAGCTTCCGGCCCGGCAAACTCGCCGAACACCCCGCTCATGGTCAGTTGCCCGGCGCGGTACTCGAATTTGCCCTGTTCACCCACGCCGATAAAGGAGTAGCGCCCCAGCTTCTCGCCGGCCTCGACGCTTTCGAGCAGGAAGGACAGCGCTTCGCCCTGCGAGACTTTCAGGTAGGCGGTCACGGGGGTGTCGAGGTCGGCGTTCAGTTCCTGAACGGCCACGGCGGTCTTGTTTTGTTGCAGCGTTTCAGTCATGGTTCTCCCGGCAAAAAGAAAAGCACCCGGTGGTTTTCGTCCACCCAGGCGCCAGCGTTCAAACAGCAACAGCAGTGCGTGACCCTAGGCGAACCCAGGCCACCACCACGCACTGTGAGCAATCATGTCTGAAGAATAACGCGCCCCGGGAGGCGCTTCACAACTTGACTACACTGCCACCAGTCCACGTTGCCTTCAGGTGATGGCCCGCAGCGCGAGCAGCACGGTGACGACGCTGGCGATGCCCATGACCGTCAGGGCCTGCCTGCGGGTTTTCTTGAGCAGCAGCAGGATGCCGATGCCGGTGACGGACACCAGCGTCAGCACCGCGCCGCTGAGGTCGATGACCCACTTCCAGCCCGTGCCGGCGTCGCGGCCCTTGTGCAGGTCGTTCAGGATGGCGACGCCGCCCTGTTCCAGCACGTTGACCTTGTAGCTGCCGGTCTTGACGTCGATGAAAGCATCGGCGCTGTACCCCGGCGCGGCGAAACTGATGTCGGCTTCCTGCGTGTCGGCGCGGGTATCGCCCACACGGCCCTTCAGGCCCTGCTGGGCGCGCAGTTCCTCGGCGACGGTCAGCCAGTTCACCTCGCCGTTCCTGATCCAGCCGGCCGGCAGGGTTCCTGTCACTTCCCGCTGCACTTCTTTCGTGCCGAACACCCAGTCCGGGTGGTTGAGGGTCACCCCGGTCAGGGCGAAGAACAGCACCACCAGCAGGCTGATCATGCTGGTGTAGGTGTGCAGCCAGCGCAGCCACACGTTCCACTGCGCCCTGGCGCTGCGGGGGCGGGCCGCCGGGCGCGTCACCACCGGACCGTCAGGCTTTGTTGAAGCTGACATGGGCGGCCTCGATGTCATTGTCGGCAGTCAGGGTTTTCTTGAAACTGGTGCTGCCGATGCTGACCTTCTCGCGCACCAGGCTGTACGGGCCGTGTTCGCGGGTGGCCTCGATGCAGACGTAGTAATCGCCCTGGGGCAGTTGCGTGCCCTTGTCGTTCTTGCCGTCCCAGGCCACGGCGTAGGTGCCGGGGTTGCGCGTGGCACTGCTGACGGTATCCAGCAGGCTGCTGTTCTCGCGCGTCCAGCGGCGCAGTTCGGCCAGCCAGCGGGGGTTCCTGCGGTTTTGCTGCACCCACACCACCAGATTGCGCACGGTTTTGCCGCTGGCGTCCTCGATCCACACCGCCACGTAGGGGCGTTTCACACGCCCGGAGGCCTGCGTGGCCACCGTGAACTGAATGTCGAGGGCCATGCCTTT from Deinococcus fonticola encodes the following:
- the trpD gene encoding anthranilate phosphoribosyltransferase; amino-acid sequence: MIHARLMNGEVLSEADAEAFMNEVMTGEMSSTRMAAALAALRVRGETPGEIAGFARAMRRNALRLNVRPREVLLDIVGTGGDGAHTFNVSTTAAFVIAGAGVDVAKHGNRAASSRAGSADVLEALGVNLDAAPEVIQDAIDGMGVGFMFARNYHPALRFAASVRSDLATRTVFNILGPLGNPAGATHLVVGVYKPELTHVLAEVLRLLGAKGATVVYGDGLDEFTVCGPNTVSGLRGGEVIDRTMHPEDFGVSLHPRQAIVGGTPAENAEITRTLLTGGGTPAQRDIVALNAGAALRTAGRVATIAEGVSVAREVMKGGQGWEKLQQYAALTQR
- a CDS encoding anthranilate synthase component II; translation: MTFPSLPTRHQPPAARLLLIDNYDSFTYNLVQYFGELGCEVTVWRNDAFSLEDVRALNPEAIVVSPGPCTPSEAGRSVEVVRELGPEIPVLGVCLGHQSIAEAFGGQVVRARQPVHGKTSPLRHAGADLFAGLPDGVRVTRYHSLLVRDLPPELLATAWTTDPEEEVIMALRHRDYPIYGVQFHPESIETPAGMDMLRNFLTLVRDYRGETA
- the trpE gene encoding anthranilate synthase component I translates to MTETLQQNKTAVAVQELNADLDTPVTAYLKVSQGEALSFLLESVEAGEKLGRYSFIGVGEQGKFEYRAGQLTMSGVFGEFAGPEADPLARLFHATRRPVDVPAGLPGFIGGAVGYAAYDIIRAYEHLPESNPDELNVPDALFIAPRGMVIFDHLKHRLIAVASAETPERAGAEVAQLVQKLRGPLPGVPGQTPAPTPTFTSNFTPEGFKAVVEKGLKYIGAGDVFQFVPSQRFSADLTVHPFALYRALRRVNPSPYLGYLHLGEVTLVASSPESLLKSDGLNVTTRPIAGTRVRGQTPEADDALATDLLQDEKERAEHLMLVDLGRNDLGKVSEYGSVRVHDAFSIERYSHVMHIVSGVSGTLREGLTPLHALASVLPMGTVSGAPKIRAMQIIDELEPVRRGPYGGAFGYIAFDGSMDMALTLRTMVVTGGRVHIQAGAGIVADSDPAAEEQETRSKAAAMMKAVAMAAEGL
- a CDS encoding PepSY-associated TM helix domain-containing protein yields the protein MSASTKPDGPVVTRPAARPRSARAQWNVWLRWLHTYTSMISLLVVLFFALTGVTLNHPDWVFGTKEVQREVTGTLPAGWIRNGEVNWLTVAEELRAQQGLKGRVGDTRADTQEADISFAAPGYSADAFIDVKTGSYKVNVLEQGGVAILNDLHKGRDAGTGWKWVIDLSGAVLTLVSVTGIGILLLLKKTRRQALTVMGIASVVTVLLALRAIT
- a CDS encoding DUF2271 domain-containing protein, with the protein product MPNNDTRNETRRSFLNKLGLSAAALTASRLLPGGLAGAAASTGKSWTKGMALDIQFTVATQASGRVKRPYVAVWIEDASGKTVRNLVVWVQQNRRNPRWLAELRRWTRENSSLLDTVSSATRNPGTYAVAWDGKNDKGTQLPQGDYYVCIEATREHGPYSLVREKVSIGSTSFKKTLTADNDIEAAHVSFNKA